The genomic window GAAGATGCCATGATCGCCGAGTCGATGGACGGCCTGTAAACAAGGGGCAGGAGAGCCTCATCCTCCATCAACGATTTATCAATTTATCTCTTTTTTCTAAAAAAGTCTTTTTTTCATGCTTGCAGATATTTTAGAATTCCCTTACTACTTTATTTTTACGCGCTCGTGGTGAAATGGCAGACACGCAAGCTTGAGGTGCTTGTGCCGCAAGGCGTGGAGGTTCAAGTCCTCTCGAGCGCACCATTTTTCCTCTTCCATCCATGACATTCCATTTTAAAAACGGCACTTGGCCCCTACTTTCAGAACCCCGCATATTCGGAATACTCAATGTCACTCCCGATTCATTTTTCGATGGTGGACAATGCTCAAACTTGTCAGACATTCTTGAAAATGCTGAGAAAATGATCATGGACGGGGCTGATGCCATTGATATCGGCGGGGCTTCCTCACGCCCCGGCGCGCCTACAGTAAGTCTCGAAGAAGAGTTAATCCGGGTGATCCCCGCAGTCAAAGCCATCAGGAAAGAGTTTAATATCGTCATTTCTGTCGATACTTTCAAACCTGAAGTCGCCGATAGCGCATTGGATTGTGGTGCCCAGATTATTAATGATATTACTGCGGGCCGTGACGGGAGAATGGCGGAGGTGGTCAAGAAACACGGGGCTGGATGGATACTCATGCACATGCAAGGCACTCCACAGGATATGCAAGAGTCTCCATTCTACCACAATGTCGCCCGTGAAGTCTTAGATTTCCTGATCGATAAGGTCGACTGTGCCCGTAAGACTGGTATCCACCCCCAATGCCTGGCTATTGATCCAGGTATCGGTTTTGGAAAAAATTTCGAGCACAATATGGCCCTGCTTTCCTCTACCGCGCAATTTGCTGAAACCGGGCTTCCTGTCATGATTGGCACCTCCCGGAAAAGTTTCTTAGGCAAAATTATCGATAATGCTTCCCCTGAATACCGTTTACCGGGTTCTCTCGCCTCCATTTTATGGGCTTACCAAAGTGGAGCCCAGTTCCTCCGGGTCCATGATGTCCAAGAAACCGTTGACGCCCTGAAGACATGGATGAAAATCGCCGATTTTCCTGAAGATTAATGCTTTCAGAACCGGAGTGAATCCGTCATATTAGCTCCCTATGGCAAACTCCCGTAAACTCTTTGGAACCGATGGTATCCGCGGTGTCGCGAATATAGAACCCCTTTCGGCTGAAACAGCCCTAAAAATCGGGCGGGCTGCCGCCCATTTTTTCAAGAATGACAACCGCCGCCACCAGATTGTCATCGGTAAAGATACGCGCCTATCGGGTTATATGCTCGAAAACGCCCTCGTCGCCGGGATCACCTCTGTGGGTGTAGATGCCCTGCTTATCGGTCCCCTGCCCACTCCGGGGGTCGCCTATATCACGCGTTCCCTGAGGGCTGATGCCGGGATCGTCCTGACAGCCTCCCATAATCCTTATGAAGACAATGGGGTCAAGTTCTTCCGCAACGACGGTTATAAACTCGATGACACCCTCGAACAACAAATCGAAGACATCGTTTTTTCAGGTGAGATAGATAAAATCCGGCCCACAGCCGAGGAGATCGGGAAAGCCTTCCGTATTGACGATGCCTTGGGCCGTTATATCGAGTTTGCCAAAGGCTCCATTTCCCGCAAAATGACTCTGGAAGGCCTCAGGATCGTCGTCGATGTCGCCAATGGTGCAGCTTACAAATCTACCCCTTGTGTCCTCAAAGAGCTCGGTGCCGAGGTCTTTGTGTACCATAACAAACCCGACGGCAGTAATATTAACCATGATTGCGGGAGTATGCATCCCGAGGCGATCCAGAAATATGTCAAGATTCACGGTGCTGACGTGGGCCTCGCTCACGACGGGGATGCCGACCGCTTGCTACTCGTCGATGAAACGGGCTCATTAGTCGACGGGGATGAACTCATGGCTATCGCTGCCTTGGATATGATCAAAAATGGAACCCTCAGGAACAACACCCTCGTGACCACTGAAATGAGCAATGCCGGCCTCGATGAAGCCATTATTAATGCCGGGGGTAAAATCATCCGCACCCAAGTCGGAGACCGTTACGTCATCGAGGAAATGATGTCCCATGATTTTAATCTCGGGGGCGAACAGTCCGGGCATATTATTTTCCGCGACTACTCGACTACCGGTGACGGCCTAGTCTCAGCCCTGCAGATTTTCCAGATTATGAAAGAAACCGGTAAACCACTCTCCGTACTCCGCAAATGCATGCGCCGGTATCCCCAAGAAATCAAGAGTATTAAAGTCAAATCAAAACCCGCCATCGAAACCTTGTCCGAGGTCTGTGCCGAGATTGAATCCGTCAAAAAAGATCTCGCAGGCAAAGGCCGGGTATTCCTCCGTTATTCGGGTACGGAACCCAAGATCCGGCTCCTGATCGAAGGCGACCAAGAGTCCAAGCTGAAGGAATACTCCCATCGTATCCTCACGAAAATCGAGGCGATCATCGGGACTAAAACCGATTAAGATTGCATTCCACCTGTCTTTATTCTGAATTCGGTCACAGGATTTTTTTATCATCCTACTATTATGGGCTTCCCTTCTATCATTATTAATCCGAAACGCGGTTCCCGCTTCTGGCACCGTCATCCATGGCTTTATCAAAATGAAATCCTCCGCCGGCCCGAAGACCTTGCCGAGGGTACAATTGTTGTTTTAAAAGATAAACGCGGAAAAATCTATGGCACGGGTATGTATAACTCCCGCTCACAAATCGCCGTCCGCCGTTACTCGATGGGTGTCAAAGCCCTCAATGAAGAGTTGATTGAATCGAGGATCCTAAAAGCCCAGGAATACCGCCAAAGTCTTTATAATGGCAAAATGCCTCAGGCCTACCGGATGGTTTTCAGCGAGAGTGATTACCTCCCCGGGTTGATCATTGACCGTTACGCAAATTGCTTGGTCATCCAGACGATGACTGCTGCTTTTGATCAAAGAAAGGAAATCGTCGTAGAAATCCTTAAGAAATTATTTTCTCCGGAATGTATTATCGAGCGTAATGATTCCTCCGGACGCGTCGGGGAAGGACTCGAACAAAAAACATCCATCCTCCACGGCAAATTGCCCGATGCATTGGTCATTGAGAGCCATGGCGTTAAATTCCTCCTAAACCTCCTTGAAGGCCAAAAAACAGGCTTATTCCTGGATCAACAACCCATTTATGCGCAACTTGCCCCCCGGTTTAAAGGCCGCACGGTACTGGATTGTTTCTGTTACCACGGAGCCTTTGGCCTTTTTGCAGCGAAACACGGTGCGAAATCAGTGGAATCTGTGGATGCATCTGCACAAGCTATCGAACACGCGCGGCAAAACGCCGGGCTCAATGGCGTTCAAATAAACTTCACCACTGAAAACGCCTTTGACTTCCTGAAAAATAAATCCAAACAAGGAGGCAAATACGACCTCATAGTCCTCGATCCTCCTTCTTTCACAAAAAATAAATTTAACATCGGCGATGCCCAACGTGGATATAAAGAAATCCACCTCCGTGCCCTCAAAATGTTGCCGGTTGGCGGTTTATTAGCCACCTATACATGCTCACATCATATCCAGCCAAAAATCTTTATGGAATTCCTCGTAGACGCGGCAGCAGATGTGGGATGTTCCCTGCGACTGATCGAGACTTATGCGCAAAGCCAAGATCACCCGGTACTCCCTGAGGTTCCTGAAACAGAATACCTCCGCGGTTATCTCTTTGAAATCAGCGCAAAAGATACTCCCAAACCACATGAAATGGTAAAGACCCCGGATTCTGAAAGTTAAAGAAACTCGTTTCTTTTCCCGACATGAGCACTCACGGGGAAGACTTGCCATTACCAGGCTTTTTTTTAGAAAAGTTTATTTGGACTATTTTCTCGAAAATAATATGTGTATTTACCCGATATTCTAGGGTTTTCGCACGGCTAAATTCAAAAAAAACAATGTTTCACTCACGGTTTTTTCCAGAGAATCATCGAAACAGTTGTTATTTTAAAATATATTTGTATGTTTATTAAATCCTCTATGAAATATAAAACGTTCCTTCTTTTTGGTTCACCCGGTAGTGGAAAAGGCACCCAAGGCCTGATTTTAGGTCGCGTCCCCGGTTATTTCCACTGTTCATGCGGTGATGTCTTCCGTTCCGTCGATCTCACCAGTGATATTGGTAAAGAATTTATGGAATATTCCAGCCATGGATCCCTGGTCCCCGATGATGTCACGATCAAGCTCTGGCAGACATCGATCAAAGGAAAAGAACTCACACGAAATTTTAAAACAGAGGCTGATTTCCTTATTTTGGACGGTATCCCCCGCAATGTAGAACAAGCCCGTTATCTTGATAATGAACTCGATGTCCTACTGGTATTCCACCTTGTCTGCCCGGATAAAAAGAAACTCATGGAACGGCTGAAAAAAAGAGCGATCAAAGACAACCGTCATGATGATGCTAATGAAGAAGTCATCAAACACCGGCTGAAAGTATATGAAGATGAATCCAAGCCCGTACTGGATTTTTATGGCCGGGATAAGGTGATTAATATCAATGCCGAACAACGTCCTGACCAAGTGTTGAATGATATACTCCATTACACGACCAAACTCACCCCTGCGTCATCAGGGGAACCCAAGAATTATACTACATAGGAGCTCTTGATCCGGACTCATGGTAAAAATCGTCTATATCGGCACCTCCAGTTTTGCCTGCCCGGCACTTCAGTTAATCGCAGCGACGAGTAACCATGAGGCTGTCGGGGTCATTACCCAGCCTGATCGCCCTGCCGGACGCCGTCTGGAGCTGACCCCCTCTTCGGTCAAGGAGCTCGCTATGAAGCTCCATCTCCCTGTTTTTCAACCGGAGACGATAAAGTCGCCGACTGTGATCGAGCAGGTGAAATACCTTCATCCCGACATTATCGTCGTCGCAGCCTACGGCCAGCTCCTACCTCCTGCACTCATGGAAATTCCGAAATTCGGTTGTCTCAATATCCATGGTTCACTCCTCCCTAAATATCGTGGAGCTGCCCCGGTTCATTGGGCCC from Verrucomicrobiota bacterium includes these protein-coding regions:
- a CDS encoding class I SAM-dependent rRNA methyltransferase codes for the protein MGFPSIIINPKRGSRFWHRHPWLYQNEILRRPEDLAEGTIVVLKDKRGKIYGTGMYNSRSQIAVRRYSMGVKALNEELIESRILKAQEYRQSLYNGKMPQAYRMVFSESDYLPGLIIDRYANCLVIQTMTAAFDQRKEIVVEILKKLFSPECIIERNDSSGRVGEGLEQKTSILHGKLPDALVIESHGVKFLLNLLEGQKTGLFLDQQPIYAQLAPRFKGRTVLDCFCYHGAFGLFAAKHGAKSVESVDASAQAIEHARQNAGLNGVQINFTTENAFDFLKNKSKQGGKYDLIVLDPPSFTKNKFNIGDAQRGYKEIHLRALKMLPVGGLLATYTCSHHIQPKIFMEFLVDAAADVGCSLRLIETYAQSQDHPVLPEVPETEYLRGYLFEISAKDTPKPHEMVKTPDSES
- the folP gene encoding dihydropteroate synthase, with product MTFHFKNGTWPLLSEPRIFGILNVTPDSFFDGGQCSNLSDILENAEKMIMDGADAIDIGGASSRPGAPTVSLEEELIRVIPAVKAIRKEFNIVISVDTFKPEVADSALDCGAQIINDITAGRDGRMAEVVKKHGAGWILMHMQGTPQDMQESPFYHNVAREVLDFLIDKVDCARKTGIHPQCLAIDPGIGFGKNFEHNMALLSSTAQFAETGLPVMIGTSRKSFLGKIIDNASPEYRLPGSLASILWAYQSGAQFLRVHDVQETVDALKTWMKIADFPED
- the glmM gene encoding phosphoglucosamine mutase, yielding MANSRKLFGTDGIRGVANIEPLSAETALKIGRAAAHFFKNDNRRHQIVIGKDTRLSGYMLENALVAGITSVGVDALLIGPLPTPGVAYITRSLRADAGIVLTASHNPYEDNGVKFFRNDGYKLDDTLEQQIEDIVFSGEIDKIRPTAEEIGKAFRIDDALGRYIEFAKGSISRKMTLEGLRIVVDVANGAAYKSTPCVLKELGAEVFVYHNKPDGSNINHDCGSMHPEAIQKYVKIHGADVGLAHDGDADRLLLVDETGSLVDGDELMAIAALDMIKNGTLRNNTLVTTEMSNAGLDEAIINAGGKIIRTQVGDRYVIEEMMSHDFNLGGEQSGHIIFRDYSTTGDGLVSALQIFQIMKETGKPLSVLRKCMRRYPQEIKSIKVKSKPAIETLSEVCAEIESVKKDLAGKGRVFLRYSGTEPKIRLLIEGDQESKLKEYSHRILTKIEAIIGTKTD
- a CDS encoding nucleoside monophosphate kinase, with protein sequence MKYKTFLLFGSPGSGKGTQGLILGRVPGYFHCSCGDVFRSVDLTSDIGKEFMEYSSHGSLVPDDVTIKLWQTSIKGKELTRNFKTEADFLILDGIPRNVEQARYLDNELDVLLVFHLVCPDKKKLMERLKKRAIKDNRHDDANEEVIKHRLKVYEDESKPVLDFYGRDKVININAEQRPDQVLNDILHYTTKLTPASSGEPKNYTT